From Acidothermus cellulolyticus 11B, a single genomic window includes:
- a CDS encoding FGGY-family carbohydrate kinase, translating into MSPDGEPVWCGLDIGTTHIKCVLVGSDGSLLGIAKTDTPVGTDGVGPCHDPEEIRRSAEAVMCRAQSAARVPTVVQAIGVTSVGEEGVPLGRNGEVLYPAIAWYERRPSSSARQWLTQHPGEEIFAVTGLHPDLGLTVFKLLWLKSERPGVWKACDRWLGIADYVMWKWTGRAGMSYGHASRTALFDLAAGGWRAEWVPEVLPRGLDALPPLLPGGGIVGLLRKDAVPGLVTAADTPVVATGLDHIVGAYAAQVTEPGSVLDSMGTAEALIAPVTVEQFRSASYERGVDFGVAMAPDRLVAIAALQSGAGVSSIRRLFAGRDAAALAELDQRTAAVSVGANGLCYVPPRVRSGQGGAFFGHRFDHGAEHMTRAVMEGWSLAAADALADLDAAASDVVCIGGGSDVTFWMQMKASILGRPIRRIRTPEIVAVGAALLARRATQADDVPERGVAQVDLTPPVDAWVAAYAELQPAFLERAASVHGLHAGHVYP; encoded by the coding sequence GTGTCGCCTGACGGCGAACCCGTCTGGTGCGGCCTGGATATCGGGACGACGCACATCAAGTGCGTACTGGTCGGATCGGACGGTTCGTTGCTGGGCATCGCCAAAACGGATACGCCGGTCGGGACGGACGGCGTCGGCCCGTGTCACGATCCGGAGGAGATCCGCCGGTCGGCGGAAGCGGTGATGTGCCGCGCTCAATCCGCCGCCCGGGTGCCGACCGTCGTCCAGGCGATCGGGGTGACGAGTGTCGGTGAGGAAGGCGTTCCGTTAGGCAGAAATGGGGAGGTGCTGTACCCGGCGATTGCCTGGTACGAGCGGCGTCCGTCGTCATCCGCCCGGCAGTGGCTGACGCAGCATCCGGGCGAGGAAATCTTTGCGGTGACGGGACTGCACCCGGATCTCGGCCTTACCGTGTTCAAGCTGCTATGGCTGAAATCCGAGCGGCCGGGCGTATGGAAGGCGTGTGACCGCTGGTTGGGTATCGCCGATTACGTCATGTGGAAGTGGACCGGGCGGGCGGGCATGAGTTACGGTCACGCAAGCCGGACCGCGCTCTTCGACCTGGCGGCAGGGGGTTGGCGTGCCGAATGGGTGCCGGAGGTCCTGCCGCGCGGGCTGGACGCTTTACCTCCCCTGCTTCCCGGCGGCGGAATTGTCGGCCTGCTCAGAAAGGACGCCGTTCCCGGTCTTGTGACGGCGGCGGACACACCCGTCGTGGCTACCGGCCTGGACCATATCGTCGGAGCGTACGCCGCGCAGGTGACCGAGCCAGGGTCGGTGCTCGACTCGATGGGCACCGCCGAAGCGCTCATCGCTCCGGTGACCGTCGAGCAATTCCGGTCCGCATCGTATGAGCGAGGTGTCGATTTCGGGGTCGCCATGGCACCGGACCGGTTGGTCGCCATTGCTGCGCTGCAGTCCGGAGCGGGGGTGAGCAGTATCCGGCGTCTGTTTGCGGGCCGGGACGCTGCGGCGCTCGCCGAGCTCGATCAGCGCACCGCGGCTGTTTCCGTCGGCGCAAACGGGTTGTGTTATGTCCCCCCGCGGGTCAGGAGCGGACAGGGCGGTGCCTTCTTCGGTCACCGTTTCGACCACGGCGCCGAGCACATGACCCGTGCCGTCATGGAGGGATGGTCGCTTGCCGCGGCCGACGCCTTGGCGGATCTGGACGCCGCTGCGTCGGATGTCGTCTGCATCGGCGGCGGCAGCGACGTCACGTTCTGGATGCAAATGAAAGCCAGCATTCTGGGGCGGCCCATCCGCCGAATTCGTACGCCGGAAATCGTCGCCGTGGGTGCCGCGCTGCTCGCCCGCCGCGCCACGCAGGCTGATGACGTCCCGGAGCGTGGTGTGGCGCAGGTCGATCTCACGCCGCCGGTCGATGCGTGGGTGGCGGCGTACGCCGAGCTGCAGCCGGCATTTCTGGAACGTGCCGCGTCCGTGCACGGTCTGCACGCCGGGCACGTGTATCCGTGA
- a CDS encoding glycosyltransferase — protein sequence MRQKLTQGVRRVCHLLGAITALRGEKPSPVQLVPVTGVRQAPESPEWEAVDIDPQFLLAGHIPSGWVEFRMRAGSRQLMRMRLYLDRGAGFHEADCIELGTVATVRPVEQRAVFFLPPDTCRLRLDPMERPGRFTFDDVTVRRVHRFELPARALYRRWLSLPGSTIRRTTVLLSELRALIGPDGLRAPRVLATPGYPPDVAPSPAELARQYTVWIRRSEARAADQKRLRATIAGLRRTPTISVLVPVHNAAERWLRRCIDSVLAQSYPYWQLCLADDASSAPHVRQVLEEYAARDARITAIFRPVNGHISAASNSALDAAQGDFIALLDHDDELAPDALLHVAALLNEHPDADMIYSDEDKINEDGVRQEPFFKPDWSPELLLSHMYTCHLGVYRTELVRRIGGFRLGFEGSQDYDLVLRLTEQTDRIYHIPRVLYHWRRHPGSAAASADAKPYAYAAAHRAIREALHRRGAVATVEEITEARGNFRVHYAVSNQPLISIVVAAPNTGVIDPDCIRALFDRTAYPNIEVIVVHDGRNDEQLRDLLTFWHTQEPKRFRVESLRTPARRSRLMNHGADCASGDLLVFLHGDVAVGTADWLDEMAGYALREEIGAVGPVLLRPDGTIDHAGFVLGIAGGIGHPFRGFPAHHPGYFNRLLIPSNVAAVSSTCLMVRCQAFHAAGGFDDELSGAIGDADFCLRLRQRGHRTVLLPYVRLCHYAPEPEVEKTAPRQMSLLRRRWATYVDHDPYYNPNLTRTRSDYSLRI from the coding sequence GTGCGGCAGAAACTGACCCAGGGGGTCCGCCGGGTCTGCCATCTCCTCGGCGCCATCACCGCCCTGCGCGGAGAAAAACCCAGCCCGGTGCAACTGGTCCCGGTCACCGGCGTCCGCCAGGCTCCGGAATCGCCCGAATGGGAAGCCGTTGACATCGATCCGCAATTCCTGCTCGCCGGGCACATACCCAGCGGCTGGGTCGAATTCCGCATGCGCGCCGGCAGCCGGCAGCTCATGCGGATGCGTCTGTACCTCGACCGTGGCGCGGGTTTCCACGAAGCGGACTGCATCGAACTCGGCACGGTTGCGACCGTCCGCCCAGTGGAACAGCGGGCCGTCTTCTTCCTCCCCCCTGACACCTGCCGCCTGCGTCTGGATCCGATGGAACGGCCGGGCCGCTTCACCTTCGACGACGTGACGGTGCGACGCGTCCACCGTTTCGAGCTCCCCGCCCGTGCGCTGTACCGCCGGTGGTTGAGCCTCCCGGGTTCCACCATCCGTAGAACCACAGTGCTGCTCAGCGAACTCCGCGCTCTCATTGGACCCGACGGACTGCGCGCGCCGCGCGTCCTCGCCACACCGGGCTATCCGCCGGATGTTGCACCATCGCCGGCTGAGCTTGCCCGGCAGTACACCGTCTGGATCCGCAGATCCGAAGCGCGCGCCGCGGATCAGAAACGTCTGCGCGCCACGATCGCCGGCCTCCGCCGGACACCGACCATTTCCGTACTCGTTCCGGTGCACAACGCCGCCGAACGCTGGTTGCGCCGCTGCATCGACTCGGTTCTCGCGCAGTCCTACCCTTACTGGCAACTCTGCCTGGCTGATGACGCGTCGAGTGCGCCCCACGTGCGGCAGGTGTTGGAGGAATACGCAGCGCGGGACGCCCGCATCACGGCAATTTTCCGCCCGGTGAACGGACATATTTCGGCGGCGTCGAATTCCGCTCTCGACGCCGCGCAGGGCGATTTCATTGCTCTTCTCGACCATGACGACGAACTCGCGCCCGACGCCCTCCTCCACGTAGCCGCCTTGCTCAACGAGCATCCCGATGCTGACATGATCTACAGTGACGAGGACAAGATTAATGAGGACGGCGTACGCCAAGAACCGTTCTTCAAACCCGACTGGTCCCCCGAGCTGCTCCTCTCCCACATGTACACCTGCCACCTCGGGGTGTATCGGACCGAACTTGTCCGGCGGATCGGCGGATTCCGGCTCGGCTTCGAAGGCAGCCAGGATTACGACCTCGTCCTGCGGCTCACCGAACAGACCGATCGCATCTACCACATACCGCGCGTCCTCTACCACTGGCGTCGACATCCTGGATCCGCCGCCGCCAGTGCCGACGCAAAGCCCTACGCATACGCCGCCGCGCACCGTGCGATCCGCGAAGCATTGCACCGCAGAGGAGCGGTAGCGACAGTTGAGGAAATCACGGAAGCGCGGGGAAATTTCCGCGTCCACTATGCCGTCTCGAACCAGCCGCTCATCTCCATCGTGGTCGCCGCACCCAATACCGGCGTCATTGATCCTGACTGCATCCGCGCACTGTTCGATCGGACTGCGTACCCGAACATCGAGGTCATCGTCGTCCACGACGGCCGTAACGATGAACAGCTTCGCGACCTTCTGACTTTCTGGCACACGCAGGAGCCGAAGCGATTTCGGGTCGAATCCCTGCGCACGCCGGCTCGCCGGAGTCGGCTGATGAACCACGGCGCCGACTGCGCATCCGGCGACCTCCTCGTTTTTCTGCACGGGGACGTCGCCGTCGGCACAGCAGATTGGTTGGACGAAATGGCCGGGTACGCCCTGCGTGAGGAGATCGGTGCCGTGGGCCCCGTGCTGCTCCGCCCCGACGGCACGATCGACCATGCCGGTTTCGTCCTTGGCATCGCAGGCGGAATCGGGCACCCGTTCCGCGGCTTCCCGGCCCACCACCCCGGGTACTTCAATCGTCTTCTCATCCCGTCGAACGTCGCCGCTGTCAGCAGCACGTGTCTCATGGTGCGGTGCCAGGCCTTCCATGCGGCCGGTGGTTTCGACGATGAACTCAGCGGCGCCATCGGTGACGCAGATTTCTGCTTGCGCCTGCGGCAACGCGGCCACCGTACGGTCCTCTTGCCGTACGTGCGGCTCTGCCATTACGCGCCGGAGCCCGAGGTCGAGAAAACCGCCCCTCGTCAGATGAGCCTGCTGCGCAGACGCTGGGCGACGTACGTCGACCACGACCCGTACTACAACCCGAATCTCACCCGGACCCGCAGCGACTACTCGCTGCGCATCTGA
- a CDS encoding MFS transporter, producing the protein MATTVEQQRWLTPGVGSVGAASFFSDAGHEIATAVLPSFLTGVLHGSAAALGLIEGFADALTGVAKLLGGPLANDPARRRRLATGGYLGTALATGLIGAATAVWQVGVLRALAWTSRGIRSPSRDALLASVAPSHAYGRAYGLERAGDNLGAVIGPLLAAGLVAWIGIRHALYVAFLPGILAAVAIGVAAREASARDSVRRERPRFAWRALHEAGVIRALLPIALFEFGNVATTLLILRATHVLTGHGETATAAASLAILIYAAHNAFGSVVALAAGRWVDHAGPAPAFAAGGALYVLAYAGFAVGVAAWWWLLAAFILAGAGIGLAETAQSALFAALLPDRLRGSGFGVLGGVQALGDLVATAVVGILYATVSPAVAFGYAAAWMAASVVATGLLNRRRQASR; encoded by the coding sequence GTGGCGACCACTGTTGAGCAGCAGCGTTGGCTCACTCCGGGCGTCGGCAGTGTGGGCGCGGCCAGCTTTTTCAGCGACGCCGGGCACGAAATCGCCACCGCCGTCTTGCCGAGCTTCCTCACCGGCGTCTTGCACGGCTCGGCGGCTGCGCTCGGACTGATTGAGGGGTTCGCTGATGCGTTGACCGGCGTAGCCAAACTGCTCGGCGGCCCGCTTGCCAACGATCCTGCCCGCCGCAGGCGGCTTGCCACCGGAGGGTATCTCGGAACGGCGTTGGCCACCGGCCTTATCGGGGCGGCGACGGCCGTGTGGCAGGTTGGGGTTCTGCGTGCCCTCGCCTGGACGTCCCGTGGCATCCGCTCCCCGTCCCGTGACGCGCTGCTGGCGTCGGTGGCACCCAGCCACGCGTACGGGAGGGCGTACGGCCTGGAGCGTGCCGGTGACAATCTCGGCGCGGTCATTGGCCCGCTGCTTGCCGCCGGGCTGGTGGCATGGATCGGTATCCGCCACGCGCTCTATGTCGCTTTCCTGCCGGGAATTCTCGCCGCGGTGGCGATTGGCGTGGCGGCACGCGAAGCCAGCGCCCGTGACTCCGTGCGCCGGGAGCGACCGCGGTTCGCCTGGCGGGCTCTGCACGAGGCCGGGGTGATTCGTGCGCTCTTGCCCATCGCGCTCTTCGAATTCGGCAACGTGGCGACGACCCTGCTCATCTTGCGGGCGACCCACGTGCTCACCGGTCACGGCGAAACGGCGACTGCTGCGGCGAGTCTGGCGATTCTCATTTATGCGGCGCACAACGCGTTCGGTTCGGTGGTCGCCCTCGCCGCCGGGCGATGGGTCGACCACGCGGGCCCCGCGCCGGCATTCGCCGCCGGCGGCGCGCTGTACGTGCTGGCCTACGCCGGTTTCGCCGTCGGTGTGGCGGCGTGGTGGTGGCTGCTGGCGGCCTTCATCCTTGCCGGCGCGGGAATCGGGCTTGCCGAGACCGCCCAATCGGCGCTCTTCGCCGCTCTGCTGCCTGACCGGTTGCGCGGCAGCGGATTCGGCGTGCTCGGCGGTGTCCAGGCGCTGGGCGACCTTGTCGCGACCGCCGTCGTCGGAATTCTCTACGCAACCGTCTCCCCGGCCGTTGCCTTCGGCTATGCCGCGGCGTGGATGGCGGCAAGCGTTGTCGCGACGGGACTCCTCAACCGCCGGCGCCAAGCGAGCAGGTAA
- a CDS encoding D-arabinono-1,4-lactone oxidase, with product MSAPRLRNWAGNIAFRPRRYVQPRDLDELVEIIRVSDQVRVLGTGHSFNPIADTTGTLISLDHLPREVRVMPGRTAVSAGTRYGDLAFPLHEAGWALANVGSLPHISIAGACATATHGSGDRNGCLATAVAGMTGVDGTCRVFHLTAESPEFPGAVVHLGALGAVTEIELVTEPTFTVRQWVYEDAPLDNVFADLDDVTSAAYSVSIFTTWDPPTARQIWLKERVAAGRPDPPARRWGGRLAERDHNPVPGMPPENCTPQLGRIGPWHERLPHFRLDVTPSAGDELQSEYFVPRAAAVEAYRALRHIGSRIAPVLQISEIRTVAADELWLSPAYHRPSVAFHFTWIADEEAVRPVVSEVERALAPLQPRPHWGKLFTMDPAVVRAAYPRFDDFVALAERYDPEGKFQNDFLRRFFAG from the coding sequence GTGTCCGCACCGAGGCTTCGCAACTGGGCTGGAAACATTGCGTTCCGCCCGCGCCGTTACGTTCAGCCCCGTGATCTGGACGAGCTCGTCGAAATAATTCGGGTGTCTGATCAGGTACGGGTCCTCGGCACCGGACATTCGTTCAATCCGATCGCCGACACTACCGGCACCCTGATTTCCCTTGATCACCTGCCCCGCGAGGTGCGGGTCATGCCGGGACGAACCGCCGTGAGCGCCGGCACGCGATACGGCGACCTGGCGTTCCCGCTGCACGAGGCGGGATGGGCCCTCGCGAACGTGGGCTCCCTGCCGCACATCTCCATAGCCGGAGCCTGCGCGACGGCCACTCATGGTTCGGGGGACCGCAACGGCTGCCTGGCCACCGCCGTGGCGGGCATGACGGGCGTCGACGGCACCTGCCGGGTCTTTCACCTGACCGCCGAATCGCCGGAGTTTCCCGGCGCCGTGGTCCACCTCGGTGCGCTGGGCGCCGTCACCGAAATCGAGCTGGTTACCGAACCAACTTTCACCGTGCGCCAGTGGGTATATGAGGACGCCCCCCTTGACAATGTTTTCGCCGACCTTGACGATGTCACCTCTGCTGCGTACAGCGTGAGCATTTTCACCACCTGGGATCCACCCACCGCCCGCCAGATCTGGCTGAAGGAGCGGGTGGCCGCCGGCCGGCCGGACCCACCGGCGCGACGCTGGGGCGGCCGGTTGGCCGAACGCGACCACAACCCGGTTCCCGGAATGCCCCCGGAGAACTGCACTCCGCAGCTCGGCCGGATCGGACCGTGGCATGAGCGGTTGCCGCATTTCCGTCTGGACGTCACGCCCAGCGCCGGCGACGAACTGCAGAGCGAATACTTCGTCCCTCGCGCCGCCGCAGTTGAGGCATACCGCGCCCTGCGGCACATCGGCTCCCGCATTGCGCCGGTCCTGCAGATTTCCGAAATTCGCACGGTGGCGGCGGATGAGCTCTGGCTGAGTCCGGCATACCATCGGCCGTCGGTCGCGTTTCACTTCACCTGGATCGCTGATGAAGAGGCGGTCCGGCCGGTGGTTTCCGAGGTCGAGCGGGCGCTCGCTCCGCTGCAGCCGCGGCCGCATTGGGGCAAGCTCTTCACCATGGATCCGGCCGTCGTCCGGGCGGCATATCCACGCTTCGACGACTTCGTCGCGCTCGCGGAGCGTTACGACCCGGAGGGCAAGTTCCAGAACGATTTTCTGCGTCGCTTTTTCGCAGGATGA
- a CDS encoding class I fructose-bisphosphate aldolase: MVGAGKTYRLGRIFGRDGRTMVLPVDHGLMLGRISGLEDPVAMTRSAIEAGCDGLLMSAGLVRATAEFFAERTSPARLLTVDTLFWDDQDAATAASSVVASIRTAARLGVDAVKLLMAWDFPAVQRTATAARIARVVEEADRWEIPVMVEPVTLRETSRERAAELTVDAARIATELGADILKVAYPGKPELLAALVAESRLPVVILGGPRVSTIADLVEVVDEALGAGASGIVIGRQVWQRPPAERAAVMRALVELVHGRVSAAAALEGLASVA; the protein is encoded by the coding sequence ATGGTGGGCGCAGGCAAGACGTACCGGTTAGGCCGGATTTTCGGGCGTGATGGGCGGACCATGGTCCTTCCCGTCGACCACGGGTTGATGCTCGGGCGAATTTCCGGCCTGGAGGATCCGGTCGCGATGACCCGGTCTGCGATCGAGGCGGGGTGCGACGGCCTGCTGATGTCCGCGGGCCTCGTACGGGCGACGGCGGAATTCTTCGCGGAACGAACAAGCCCGGCCCGGTTGCTGACGGTCGATACGCTTTTCTGGGACGATCAGGATGCCGCGACCGCGGCGTCGTCGGTCGTGGCCTCGATCCGGACGGCGGCGCGGCTCGGTGTGGACGCGGTGAAACTGCTGATGGCCTGGGATTTTCCCGCCGTGCAACGCACAGCGACAGCGGCGCGGATCGCACGTGTGGTGGAGGAGGCGGACCGGTGGGAGATTCCGGTCATGGTCGAGCCGGTCACCCTCCGCGAAACCTCCCGGGAACGGGCTGCGGAGCTGACGGTTGACGCGGCCCGCATCGCGACCGAGCTCGGGGCCGACATTCTCAAGGTGGCCTATCCCGGGAAACCCGAGCTGCTCGCGGCACTCGTGGCTGAATCGCGGCTGCCGGTGGTCATCCTCGGCGGACCTCGGGTCTCGACGATTGCGGATCTCGTCGAGGTCGTCGACGAGGCGCTTGGGGCCGGAGCGTCGGGGATCGTCATCGGACGTCAGGTCTGGCAACGCCCACCAGCCGAGCGTGCCGCGGTGATGCGGGCGTTGGTGGAACTCGTGCATGGCCGGGTGAGCGCTGCTGCAGCGCTGGAAGGGCTCGCGAGTGTCGCCTGA